From the Oncorhynchus nerka isolate Pitt River linkage group LG20, Oner_Uvic_2.0, whole genome shotgun sequence genome, one window contains:
- the LOC115101805 gene encoding tissue factor-like → MMDVRSSVHFGVSLLSVLFTIGASGEDYFPEAQNVKWVSNNFKTILTWGPEPTNYTYTVEFSEVGKDRQRKPYCIRSSGTECDLTNELRNLEETYSADVLSEPLPGVNSDLVEFPYTRAKRFCPYKDTQIGAPGFNIKQSEDKTKMTLHIQDPLTPIYKDDQLVTIRDIFKNDLKYNVVYNKAGSTGKKETMSDLRDVELNNLDKGESYCFMVAAYIPSRSVKKRHGDWSKPQCSPRESKTIFEEFPFGVIAGAIAIMLAMLIILTTLTVVCCKRFCCNKKETVDKENLQLSPV, encoded by the exons ATGATGGATGTAAGGTCTTCTGTTCACTTTGGTGTTTCACTCTTATCGGTACTATTCACGATTGGAGCATCTG GGGAGGATTATTTCCCAGAGGCGCAgaatgttaaatgggtgtccaaTAACTTCAAGACTATTTTAACATGGGGCCCTGAACCTACCAACTACACATACACCGTTGAATTTTCTGA ggtcgGCAAGGATAGACAGAGAAAACCCTACTGCATTCGGAGCTCGGGGACAGAGTGCGACCTCACCAACGAGCTGCGGAACCTGGAGGAGACCTACTCTGCCGACGTCCTATCAGAACCCCTGCCTGGCGTGAACTCTGACCTTGTAGAGTTCCCCTACACCCGGGCCAAGAGGTTCTGCCCCTACAAAGACA CTCAAATAGGAGCACCAGGTTTCAACATCAAGCAGAGCGAAGACAAGACCAAGATGACACTCCACATACAGGACCCTCTCACTCCCATCTACAAAGATGACCAGCTGGTGACTATCAGAGACATCTTTAAGAATGACCTGAAGTACAACGTCGTATACAACAAAGCCGGGAGCACAGGAAAG AAAGAGACAATGTCAGACCTGAGAGATGTCGAGCTGAACAACCTGGATAAAGGAGAGAGCTACTGCTTCATGGTGGCAGCCTATATCCCTTCCCGCTCTGTGAAGAAGAGACATGGAGATTGGAGCAAGCCACAGTGCTCACCCAGAGAGAGCAAGACCATCTTTGAGG AATTCCCCTTTGGTGTGATCGCAGGTGCCATCGCCATCATGCTGGCAAtgctcatcatcctcaccactcTAACCGTGGTGTGCTGCAAACGCTTCTGCTGCAACAAAAAAGAAACTGTGGACAAGGAGAACCTGCAGTTGAGTCCAGTGTaa